One genomic segment of Anguilla anguilla isolate fAngAng1 chromosome 2, fAngAng1.pri, whole genome shotgun sequence includes these proteins:
- the LOC118216619 gene encoding uncharacterized protein LOC118216619 — translation MDSNIVSLLYGIILVTGMNIARTYAQGVECKKEEFWNSDAGQCLPCSTCKQFPKIPSCDTCTVSDEASYTWKLAAISSLSALAVVLVSGVLLGGVLVHQYRSRMRRNLREPIEETTGPLYQV, via the exons ATGGATTCAAATATTGTCTCTCTGTTGTATGGGATTATTCTTGTGACTGGAATGAATATCGCTAGGACATACGCGCAGGGAG TTGAATGTAAGAAAGAAGAATTCTGGAATTCTGATGCAGGCCAGTGCTTGCCCTGCTCTACATGCAAACAATTTCCAAAAATCCCATCGTGTGACACAT gcaCTGTAAGCGATGAAGCCTCATACACATGGAAACTCGCTGCCATTTCCAGTTTGTCTGCACTGGCAGTCGTACTTGTTTCTGGAGTGTTGCTGGGAGGGGTCCTGGTGCATCAATACCGGTCTAGGATGAGAAGAAACCTACGTG AGCCTATTGAGGAGACTACAGGACCTCTTTATCAAGTATAA